ACCCGGGACGGGTAGCGGCTTACCTCGCCTACCTGCGCGCCCGCGACCTGCCTCTCCCCAGCCGGGAGCAGGTCGAGCGGGCCTTCCACCTGGTCGACAAGCGCTTCATGCGGGAGTTCCCGGGGGTGCTGGGCCGGCACCCGAGCACCTGGCTGCCGTGGTACCTGGGCATGGTCAACGAGGAGCTGGGGCTCCACATCGACATGACGCAGCAGCTGCGCGACCTGGCCGGTCTGCGGATCGACTGGGAGCTCTACCCCTGGACGCTCCCGACGCTCGAGGAGCTCCGTCGCCGCGGCTATCCACTGGTCCTGGTCTCCAACTGGGGTCCGGACGGGCGCGCCCTGGTGGAGCGCCTGGGCCTGGCGCACTACTTCCGCCGCAT
Above is a genomic segment from Bacillota bacterium containing:
- a CDS encoding HAD family hydrolase, with the protein product MERMREEGPCLIGFDLGWTLIDNPGRVAAYLAYLRARDLPLPSREQVERAFHLVDKRFMREFPGVLGRHPSTWLPWYLGMVNEELGLHIDMTQQLRDLAGLRIDWELYPWTLPTLEELRRRGYPLVLVSNWGPDGRALVERLGLAHYFRRIYISAEWGIEKPDPRLFRRVLLDAGVAGAGFLYVGDNYYDDVVGARSVGAKAVLLNRFDRLGVEEVNDCLVIHDLRQLLDLLPAPQGSASDAPAPEAGQREAG